The Streptococcus oralis genome segment TCTATTGTCTGATGACAAGGTCACACCACCTTCAAGCTCACTTCCTGAAACACTAATCCAGCTAGTTGCATCTGAAACTGTCAGTTGAATGGTAGCCGTTTCCTTACTCGTTTTATAGCGAGCTTCAATACGGTTCCCTTCACCTGAAACGGTAATAGTTGATTCCACAGTAGAAGATGAGCTAGACGTCTGACTGCTAGAAGATGAACTAGTTGAGGTTGTTGAAGTGGTTGAGCTAACAACACTATAATTAGGCGAAGAAGGACGCGTTGGTTGAGTCTGGATATAATTCCAAACATAATAAGTCACAAAAATTAAAATCGACAAAGCAAATAGAACGAAATAAAACAAGGGGAGGTGAGACGTTTTTTTCTTATTTGATCGTCTGCGACCAGACAAGTCTTCTTCATCAACATCTACCTCTTCGTAGGTAATCATGCTTCCCGAATCATAGGCATCCAAAATGATTCGCTCGTCCAATTCAACCGCCCAGGCATATTTTCTTAAAAAAGAACGAGCATAAAATGAACTAGGAAGTTGATCAAAATCATCAGCCTCCATAGCCTCTAATAAATTCATCTGAATATCCGTTTTTGCCTGCAGTTCTTCTATACTCAATCCCTGATTAATTCTGGCTAGACGCAGAACCTCACCAATTGTTTTTTTTCTCATACGTACCATTCCTTCTTTCTAGGGTTACTTATCTTTTAAGCTGGAAAGATTGTAAAATCAACTAGATCACCACCATCTATCAAACGATGACCTGCTTCAAGAACATCGTCTAAAGTAATTTCTTGTAAAATTTTTGGTAAATCAAAAATAGTTTCTCCTCTGTCGACTGGTTCATACTGTGTCGCAATAAACTCCAAGGAGTTCATACTACTAAAAAATTCCCCAAACATCTCACTCTTAACAAGATCGAGATGTTCCTCTGTAAGATCTGAATCTTTCGTAAAGTTGTGAATAGCCTTTCGAAATTGATGAGACAAAGAAACAGGTTCTTTCGTTTCCATCGTCAACATCACAAAATGAAAGCGACTGTTGACTTCAACCTCAAGTGACAATGACGCATCCAACTTCCCTGTCTCATATAACTTTTGAAATCGCTCAGAAGTCCAACCAAACAGCATCGTAAACAATAATTTTAGCAAAACATTATAACGGTAGCAATCTGCCTCTGCCACCTCACCTGTTCCCCTAATTCCAACAGCAAGTTTTGGAGAAGAAACCTCCATCCGGAGACTGTCTGTTTCTTTGACAGCTTGTAAAGTAAGCTTCTCCTTCCTTACTACCATTTCTTCCAAGTCTCTAAGTTTCTTTTGTGAAAAATACTTCTCAACCGCATCTACATCAAAATTCCCAACTAAAAACAAAGACATATTGACAGGTTTGTAAAAGGCTGTAAAGTTATTTTTTAAGTCATTTAGCTGGATATTGTTAATTGACTTTTCACTTCCAACAATATCTGCTGCCAGAGGAGTATTGGGATAAAGATTTGCTAATGTTGCAAAAAACAGACGCGAATCTGGATCGTCTTGGTACATCTCACGTTCCTGTTGGATAATTTCCCTCTCTCGCTCAACTGACTCTTCTGTAAAATGAGCAACTGTTACCAATTCTTCAAGCAAATCCAAATTTTCTGATAAATGATCTATTGTTGAAAACAAATAGCTCGTCTTTGTAAAACTTGTAAAAGCATTGCTATCAGCTCCCAAGCGTGTAAAAGACTCCATAACATCTTCAGCATTTTCTCTCTCAAACAGTTTGTGTTCAAGAAAATGTGCAATTCCAGCTGGATAACACTGTAAACCTTTTTCAGATAGTGTAAAGCTTGTGTCTACTGAGCCAAATCGAACTGTTACAACTCCGTAAACTTCATTAAATTGTTTCTTAGGAAGGAGAGAAACTGTCAATCCATTTGATAGACGAGTCTGATAAACCGTCTCCTTTACAGCAGGATAGTATTTTTCTTCAAAGGTAACTGGTGTCATTCTATTCCTTCCATAAAGTATATCGCTTGTAACCGAACACTATTTGCTGCTTTGCAGATAGCTTCTTTATCAACTTGATTTAATTTTTCAATCCAATTGTCAAAATCTGATGTAGATTTCCCTAACAAACTATTCAAGTAAACTCGCTCGATTAGTGAGCTCTGACTATCTTGCGCAAGCAATAAGGTTCTGCGAATCATCTCCTTAGTCTGTTCAATCTCCAAATCTGTAAAATTACCTTTCTTTAGTTCAAGTAATTGATGATTCATCAGTTTTCTGGCTTGATTGCGCTTTTCCCGATCAATGCCAGCATACATCCTCAATTGACCACTAAATAAATCCAATTGACTGGAGATAGTGTAGGCTAGACCAGCATTTTCCCGAACATTTGTAAAAAGCTTAGAGTGAGCAAAACCACCTAACAGACCATTCATTACTACCATGGCCAAATGATGCTTGTCTCCATAGCTCGTAGAACAATGGTAAGCCAATTCCAAAACAGATTGGCCCACATTCTTACGAACCATTCCTTCCCGAAGGACATTTGAATATGGTTGTTTGTACTGAGGCTTGACATCGATTTGACGCCCAGTAAAGGAGAATGACCTCAACCACTCCTTCACTTCAACTTCATTAAAATCACCTAAGAAAAAGAAATCAATCCGATCTTTGTTGAGAGCATCTTGAAAGCAAGTGTAGCTACTTCCCGGAGACTCATTTGAAATGCGATTTCGTAAATCACTATATCTCAATTGAAGACGCTCATCATGGAAGAACAAGCTATCCAACTCCTTATGAGCAAAATAAAATGAATCATCCATATCAGTAGCTAGACTAGCCAATAACTGTTTTCTTTCAATTTCAAATAAGGCTGGCTCAAAAGCACCATCTTGAGCTAAGGGGGCAAATAAAGTCTGTCTCACCAGTTCAAAAATTTGAGAAGTCAAGACATTCTTTTTGCTTAAAAAATCATCCCTCACATAGGTAAATGTTAGGTCAAGAATATGTACCTGTCCCCTACGATAAGCACTTGTGGAAATATCCGTTCCATATAAACTTGCCAAATATCTGCGAAAAGCTTGAGATGTTGGGTGAGCTTTATTGGCAGTTTCCAACATACTTGCACTTAACATGCGTCCCGCTATTGTCTCAAGAGATAAGGGAGCAGTAAAACGAATAGTGATTTTATTTGTTTTAAACTTTTTGGATTGAATAAAATTTGCTGAAATTCCAGACACCAACTCCATACCTTACCTCCTTACATATAGAGTTCTATTATACCACGAAAATCAAAATTTTTCTTGTTCTCTTTATAGCTTTCAAAAGTAAAATCGTTTTCATTTCGACTGACTTTCCTTCAGCTATTTCAGGGAAAATATGGTATAATACCAAAGATTGAGGTGAATTATGGAATACAAATTATTTGAAGAATTTATTACGCTCCAAGCCCTTCTAAAAGAGCTTGGAATTATACAGAGCGGTGGTGCTATTAAATCCTTTTTAATGGAGCATCAAGTTTACTTTAATGGTGAATTAGAAAATAGACGTGGAAAAAAAATCCGTATTGGAGATACGATTGACATTCCTGATTTAAAGATTGACATCACCTTGACACAACCAAGTTTAAAAGAGCAAGAAGAATACCAAGCAGATAAGATTGAAAAAGAGCGGATTGCTAAACTTGTCAAAGAGATGAATAAGGGTGTAAAGAAAGAGAAACAAAAAACTACTTCATCACCTAAAGTCAAACAAGCTCCACGTTTTCCAGGAAGATAATCATGTGGCTCCAGCATTTAACAATAAAAACCTTTCGAAACTACAAAGAGGCAAAAATTGATTTCAATCCAAAATTAAACGTCTTTTTAGGCCAAAATGCTCAAGGAAAAACCAATATTCTAGAAGCAATCTATTTCTTAGCCTTGACACGTAGTCATCGTACTCGGACAGATAAAAATCTCATTCATTTTGATGAAGAACAACTCCATCTTTCTGGCATGCTACAGAAAAAAACAGGTTCTATCCCTCTAGAAATTGATTTAACACCAAAAGGGCGTGTGACTAAAGTCAATCACTTAAAACAAGCTCGTCTCTCAGACTACATCGGACATATGAATGTGGTTCTCTTCGCACCTGAGGATCTCCAATTAATTAAAGGAGCACCCTCCGTTCGTCGAAAATTTATAGACATCGAACTGGGACAAATTAAACCAATTTACTTGTCAGACCTGTCAAACTACAACCATATACTCAAGCAAAGAAATACGTATCTAAAATCTAGCCATAAGATTGACGAAACTTTTCTGTCAGTCTTAGATGATCAGTTAGTAGAGTATGGTTGTCGCGTTATAAAGCATCGAATAAAATTCATTAAAGATTTAGAGAAATTTGGTCAAAAAAAACACTTAGAAATTTCAAATAAATTAGAAGAGCTGTCAATATCTTATCAATCATCTGTCAACTTCACTAATGAAGAACAGCTAACTAGTTCTTTTAAAATGGCTTTAGAAAAAAGTAGATCAAGAGACTTATTTAAAAAGAATACTGGTGTTGGCCCTCATCGAGATGATATTTCTTTCTATATCAATGGTATGGACGCTAGTTTTGGAAGTCAGGGTCAACATCGCAGTCTTGTACTCTCTATAAAATTAGCAGAAATAGAGTTAATGGAAAGTATTACTAAAGAATCTCCAATATTACTACTTGACGATGTTATGAGCGAACTTGACAACACTAGACAACTAAAATTATTAGAAACGATTTCACAATCTATCCAAACCTTTATCACAACAACAAGTTTAGACCACTTGCAAAATTTGCCAGAAAATCTTAGTATCTTCAATATCCAAAATGGTAAAATATCTGTAAACCCACATTGACAACTTTGTAAACAAAAAAGAACTCCTGAAATTCAGGAGTTCTTTTCTTCTTACATAGAGTAGTTTGGCGCCTCATTAGTGATTTGTACATCATGAGGATGGCTTTCTTTCAAACCTGCACCCGACATTTCAATAAATTGAGCATTGTCGTGTAGTTCTTTAAGGTTAGCTGCACCACAGTAACCCATACCAGAGCGAATACCTCCAATCATTTGGAAGACAATATCAGCTGCTGCTCCTTTATAGGCAACACGGCCTTCAATTCCTTCTGGAACAAGTTTGTTTGCTTCATTGACAGAACCTTGGAAGTAACGGTCACTTGAACCTTTCTTCATTGCAGCGATTGATCCCATACCACGGTAAGTCTTAAACTTACGTCCTTGGAAGATTTCCGTTTCACCTGGTGCTTCGTCTGTTCCAGCGAACATTGATCCAAGCATAACCGCATTTCCACCTGCAGCAAGGGCTTTTACAATATCTCCAGAATACTTGATTCCACCATCAGCAATAATCGTTTTTCCATATTCGCGCGCAACTGCTGCCGCATCATAGATTGCTGTAACTTGAGGAACTCCGACACCTGCAATCACACGAGTAGTACAGATAGAACCTGGTCCAATACCGACTTTGACAACATCTACACCAGCATCATAAAGAGCACGCGCACCTTCTGCAGTTGCAATATTACCAGCAATCAAAGTGCGATCTGGGAAATGAGCACGAATCTCAGCAATTTTACGTAGAACCCCAGCAGAGTGACCATGTGCAGTATCAATAACAATTGCGTCAGCTCCTGCTTCAAAGAGAGCCTCTGCACGTTCAAATGTATCTGAAGTGACACCCACCGCACCCGCAACTAGAAGACGACCAAATTCATCTTTCGCTGCATTTGGAAACTCAATCACTTTTTCAATATCTTTGATAGTAATCAAGCCAGAAAGACGACCTTCTTCGTCTACCAAAGGAAGTTTTTCAATACGGTGTTCTTGAAGAATGCTTTCAGCTGTTGCAAGATCTGTACCCACAGGAGCAGTAACAAGATTTTCACTGGTCATGTGGTTTGAGATTGGCTGATTGTAATCTGAAATAAAGCGAAGATCTCGGTTTGTCAAAATACCAACCAATTTACGATTTTCAAGTGTTTCCACAACTGGAACACCACTGATACGGTAGCGTCCCATCAGTTCGTCTGCTTCAGCAATAGTGTGTTCTGGAGTCAAGAAGAATGGATCAATAATGACACCATTTTCAGAACGTTTTACCTTGCGAACTTCATCTGCCTGTTGCGCAATAGACATATTTTTATGGATTACTCCAAGACCACCTGCACGAGCAATGGCAATGGCCATTTGACTTTCTGTGACCGTGTCCATGGCGGCTGTAATAATTGGGATATTTAAAGTCAGATTATCTGCCAATTTTGTTGTTAAATCTGCATCATTAGGCAACACATGACTTTCTGATGGAATGAGCAATACATCATCAAAGGTAAAACCTTTTTTCAAAAATTTAGTGTCCCAATTAGACATTGAAGTTTCCTCTTTTCTTTCTTTTTGAGCTTGACTCTTTTTGTATTGTATCTATCATACCATTCTATGAAAATTTGTCAATTATATTTATAACAGAAAACATAAAAAAAACTATCCCTGTGATTCTATGGAAGAGATAGTTTTACGATTCATATTTTATCTATTATTTAAAATAATTTAGTCCCATCGCTCCCTTAACTTCAGATAGAGTTTGCCCTGCAACCTCACGAGCTTTTTCACTACCTTTTTGAAGCATATTGTACACTTCACCCATATCCTTAGCAAATTCGATACGGCGCTCACGAATAGGACCAAGTTCGCGTTCGAGTATTTCAAGTAGATAACGCTTCGTCTTCACATCGCCAAGACCACCACGTTGATAGTGTTCTTTCATCTCTGCAATGTCTTGAGCATCTTCAGGACGACCAAACACATCTAGATAATGGAACACCATATTTCCTTCAATCCTACCTGGATCCTCAACCCGAATATGGTCCGGATCAGTATACATACTCATGACTTTTTTACGCAAGGTATCCGCATCATCGGCTAGATAAATACCATTATTAAGGGATTTAGACATTTTAGCATTTCCATCTAACCCAGGCAAACGTCCTGCTCTCTCATTTTCTGGATATATCCCTTCTGGTTCCACCAAGACATCACAGTTATATGCGTTGTTAAAAGAACGAACAATCTCGCGAGTTTGCTCAATCATTGGTTTTTGGTCTGTTCCTACAGGAACATAATTAGCCTTGAAGGCAGTAATATCTGCTGCTTGCGCAATTGGATAAACCAAAAATCCTGTCGGAATACTTTCTCCAAACCCTTTCTGAGCAATCTCTGTTTTCACTGTAGGATTGCGCTCCAAACGAGCTAATGAGACTAGATTCATATAGTACATAGATAGTTCAGCCAACTCTGGAATTTGACTTTGAATAAAGATAGTTGATTTACTTGGATCCAATCCAACTGCTAAATAATCCAAGGCAACATTCCCAATCGATTCTACAATCGTTTGAGGGTCTTTGGCGTGATCTGTCAAGGCTTGTTGGTCAGCCAAAAAAACAAACATGTCATACTTGTCTTCTTCCTGCAGCAATACTCTATTTTTAAGACTCCCAACATAATGTCCAATATGCAGTTTTCCTGTTGGGCGATCTCCTGTTAAAATAATGGGTTTCGTCATTTTTTTCTCCTTCGAAATGGTCTCTTCAATTATAGCATTTTTTTGTTAAAATAACAGAAAATTATTTAAATCAAACAACTAACTCATTGTAAACAAACCTGTAAACTTAATTGACATAAAATTGACAAACAAAAATTTGAATATTTTCCTCTTTTCTAGTAGAATAAATGTATTACATATTATAGGAGAAAAACATTGCTTACAGTATCTGATGTTTCACTACGTTTTAGTGATCGCAAACTTTTTGATGATGTCAATATCAAATTTACAGAAGGAAATACATACGGATTAATTGGTGCTAATGGTGCTGGGAAGTCTACATTCTTAAAAATCTTAGCTGGTGATATCGAGCCAACAACTGGTCACATCTCTCTTGGTCCAGATGAACGTCTCTCTGTCCTCCGTCAAAATCACTTTGACTATGAAGATGAACGTGCAATTGATGTTGTTATCATGGGAAATGAAAAACTTTATAGCATCATGAAGGAAAAAGATGCTATTTACATGAAGGAAGATTTTTCCGATGAAGATGGTGTTCGTGCAGCTGAACTTGAAGGTGAATTTGCCGAACTTGGAGGCTGGGAGGCAGAGAGCGAAGCATCTCAACTACTTCAAAACCTAAATATTCCAGAAGAATTGCACTACCAAAACATGAGCGAATTGGCCAATGGTGAAAAAGTGAAGGTTCTCCTTGCTAAAGCCTTATTTGGTAAACCTGATGTTCTTCTTTTGGACGAGCCGACCAACGGTCTTGATATACAGTCTATTACTTGGTTAGAAGATTTCTTGATTGACTTTGATAACACCGTTATCGTTGTATCCCATGACCGCCACTTCTTAAACAAAGTATGTACCCACATGGCTGACCTTGACTTTGGAAAAATCAAACTCTATGTCGGAAACTACGACTTCTGGAAGGAATCTTCTGAGCTTGCTGCTAAATTGCTAGCAGACCGTAATGCCAAGGCAGAAGAAAAAATTAAACAATTGCAAGAATTCGTTGCTCGATTCTCTGCCAACGCTTCTAAGTCAAGACAGGCAACGTCTCGTAAAAAAATGCTTGACAAGATTGAGCTAGAAGAGATTGTGCCATCTAGTCGTAAATATCCATTTATTAACTTTAAAGCAGAACGTGAGATTGGTAATGATCTCTTGACAGTAGAAAATCTAACTGTAAAGATTGATGGTGAAACTATCCTAGACAATATTAGTTTCATCTTGCGTCCAGGTGATAAGACAGCTCTTATTGGACAAAATGACATCCAAACTACTGCATTAATTCGTGCAATCATGGGTGATATCGACTATGAAGGAACTGTCAAGTGGGGAGTTACTACTAGCCGTTCTTACTTACCAAAAGATAACTCTGCTGATTTTGCAGGAGGAGAGTCAATCCTTGACTGGTTGCGTCAATTTGCAAGTAAAGAAGAAGATGACAATACCTTCCTACGTGGTTTCCTTGGTCGTATGCTCTTTTCTGGAGATGAGGTTAACAAACCTGTAAACGTCTTATCAGGGGGAGAAAAAGTGCGTGTCATGCTTTCAAAACTCATGCTCTTGAAATCAAATGTCCTTGTACTTGATGATCCAACAAACCACTTGGACTTGGAATCTATCTCAAGCTTGAACGATGGATTGAAAAACTTTAAAGAATCAATCATCTTTGCCAGTCATGACCATGAGTTCATCCAAACTTTGGCAAACCATATCATTGTTTTGTCTAAGAATGGCGTCATTGATCGTATCGATGAAACCTATGATGAATTCCTAGAAAATGCAGAAGTACAAGCAAAAGTTAAAGAACTTTGGAAAGATTAAATAAGACTTCAAAACTCAGTTGGGGTAACCAACTGAGTTTTCTATCATTCTATGAGGTAACATGAAATCATTTTTTAAAACACATTGGACCTATTTTGTTTCTTTCATAATTCCTTTAGTAATTATGACTGGAGTATACCTAACTCAAGGTATCTACTGGAATAGCAATACATCTCCACTATTAGGAGACGGTTTTCATCAATACGTTATTTTTGATGTAGCTTTACGAAATATTTTACATGGAAATGGCAGTTTGTTTTACACCTTTACAAGTGGCCTCGGACTGAATTTCTATGCTCTATCTAGTTATTACTTGGGTAGCTTTCTCTCACCTCTAGTTTACTTTTTTAATCTGTCGAATATGCCAGATGCTGTTTATCTGACCACTCTATTAAAATTTGGATTGATTGGTCTGTCAACCTTCTTTAGTTTGAATAGATTATTTAAAGATATCCCAAAATTTTTAAAACTTGCCTTATCTACTTCCTATGCTTTAATGAGCTTCACTGTCAGTCAGTTAGAGATAAAAACCTGGCTAGATGTTTTTATCTTGATTCCTTTAATTATAACTGGTTTACACCTGCTTATAACACAAAAGAAGCGCCTACTATACTTTACAAGTTTGTCAATCTTATTTATTCAAAATTATTATTTTGGGTATATGACAGCATTGTTTCTTATTTTCTGGTATCTTTGCCAAATTTCTTGGGACTTTAAAACTCGAAAATCATCTTTTTTTGATTTTGTAGTTACCTCCTTTTTAGCAGGAATGGCTAGTTTGATTATGACTCTTCCTACACTGTTTGATTTACAAACTCATGGGGAGAAGTTAACTGCCATCACAAAATTGAAAACAGATAGTAGTTGGTATCTGGATATTTTCGCAAAACAATTCATTGGATCTTTTGATACAACTAAATATGGATCTATACCAATGATTTTTGTTGGATTGCTTCCCTTTATTTTAACCATTCTATTTTTTACAATAAAATCCATAAGGTTTCACGTGAAACTTATCTATGCAATTTTCTTTACTTTTTTAATAACAAGCTTTTACATAGAAGCACTTGATTTATTTTGGCAAGGGATGCATACCCCAAATATGTTTTTGCATCGCTATGCTTGGATTTTTTCCACTCTGTTAATTTATACTGCAGCAGAAGTCTTAAATCGTCTGAAAGAACTGAAGCTCTGGAATCTATTTGTCTCACTTTTTCTTGTGCTAACAGGATTTTTGGCTACTGTGTATTTTAAATCACACTATTCTTTTCTAACAGATTTGAATATCCTACTCACTCTTGAATTTCTACTGGTTTATGCTCTTTTACTTCTTGCAGTCATTAAAAAATTTATCTCTGTAAATCTATTTGCAATTCTTTTGTCTTTATTTATAACAGTTGAGATAAGCTTAAATGCTTCATCTCAAATGGAAGGAATAGCTAAAGAATGGGCCTTTGCTTCTCGTAGCGCCTATAATAGAGATATCACCGCTATGGAATCCATTCTAAACCAAATTGACGATCCATTTACACGTACTGAGAAACTGCAAATTCAGACTGGAAATGACAGTATGAAATTTAAATACAATGGAATCTCTCAATTTTCATCTGTACGAAATCGTTCAGCTAGCACTAGTTTGGATAAACTGGGATTCAAATCCTCTGGAACCAACCTCAATCTCCGTTATGCAAATAACAGTATTTTAGCAGACAGTTTATTTGGAATCCAGTACAATATTTCTGAAACTTCACTTGATAAATATGGATTTCAAGAGATTTATCAAAAGGATTATTTAACCTTATATAAAAATCAACTCTCTTTACCAATTGCTTTTGCCACTCAATCTATTTACAAAGATGTAAACTTTAACAATCACACTCTAGATAATCAGGCCTTATTTATAAACCAGCTTGCTAATCTCAACTTAGATTACTTCTCCCAAATAGCATATGATAAAACAGATACTTCAGATGGTTTAACGAGCATCACAGGTTCCGCTAATGAAGATGCAAAGATTGATTATCAAATTGAGGTTCCTCAAAATAGCCAAGTCTATCTCTCTTTTTCAAATCTTCATTTTACAAACGATAAGCAAAAGAAAGTTGACATCCTTGTCAACGGTGAAAAAAAGACTTTTACAACTGACAATGCTTTTAATTTCTTTAATTTAGGTTATACTGAAGAACAAAAAACTTTCAATATCAGTGTTAGTTTCCCTGGAAATTCTCAGGTGTCATTTGAATCTCCAACCTTCTATCGTTTAGATACTCAGGCTCTTACTGAGGCAATCCAAAAGATTAAAGAACAACCTGTAGAAGTATCCACCTCTAAAAATAAAGTCTTTGCTACATATGAAGTAAAACAAGATACCTCTATTTTCTTCACTATTCCTTATGACAAAGGTTGGTCTGCATACCAGGATGGGAAAAAACTTGAAATCAAGCAGGCTCAAACTGGTTTTATGAAAGTTGATGTTCCAAAAGGAAAAGGCACCATTACACTTTCCTTTATTCCCAATGGTTTTGTTATTGGAGTAGTCTCCTCAGTAACTGCCCTTCTTCTTTTTGGGATCTATAATCACAGACGAAATTTATCTAAGACATAAAAAGATTGACCAATTCCTTGGTCAATCTTTTTAATTTTCTTCCATTTTCTTAGGTTGATAAGCTAGCATACCTAAAGCAGTAAAGAAAGCTAGTGTTATAATAAGGAAAATCACTTGGTGATGAATATTTCCTGTCATAGAGATTGTTTGTCGTAAACCTGATACAGAGTAACTCATTGGTAACCAAGGATTGACACCCTTAAAGAAATCATTTGTCAAAGCAAGTGGATAGGTCCCTGCACTTGATGCTAACTGTAATAAAAGTAAAATAAGAGAGAAGAAAGCTCCTATACGGCTATTCCAAGTTGTTAAAGCTGTCACCATAGACATGAAAGCTAAACTTGTGATGATAATTAGAATCAAGGTCCTCATCTCATGGTTCGCAGTCAATCCAATAAGATGGACACCTCCATAAACTAAAATACCTGCTAAGACAGCTATAATCCCATTTATTTCAGAGCGAGACTTCAACCAAGCCCAACGACTCTCTGGATGACGTCCAGAAGGTAACTTAGCAAAAATCATATTGGTAGATATAGCAGCAACAAAAAGAGCAACTGATATCATATAAGGAGCCATGGCAATCCCATTTACAGGAACTTGGTCGTTATCTGTTTTTGAAAGAACTAGAGGTTCAGATAATGTTTCTGCATTTTTAGATTCTGTTGAAGCTGATTTAAGTTGATTGTTAGCATTGCCTAATCCTTGTCCTAATGAATCAACTCCTGTCTGTAAATCTTCAAGACCAGAGGTTAAGCTTGTCCCACCTTCTGCTAGTTTTCCAGCACCATCTGCAATCTTCATAGCACCACTTCCTAGTTGAGATGCTGCAGAAAGTAACTGTGTTGATTTATCTGTTAATTGATCAGAGCCAAATTGTAATTTAGTAAGACCTGCTATTAACTCTGGACTCTTATTATTCAATTGAGCAGAACCAGATGACAAACTTTCTATACCTGATACTAATTCTGGAGCTTTTCCAGCTAACGCATCTACTCCAGCTGTCAAGGTTGATGTGTTTTCTGTCAACTTACTTGATCCAGAAACTAATTGATCTAGACTAGTTGTTAAACTTGCATTCTTTTCACTTAGTTTATTGACACCTATAGAAATAGTATCCAGTCCTTTAGTGTAGTTTACAACTCCTTTTTCAATTGACTGACTTCCAGGAACTAACTGATTGTTGACAGTGGTTTGCAATGTTGTAAATCCATTTGACAAGGTTGTCAATGAGCTAGATGCTGCAGGTAAGAGTTGATTTGCTTTCGTCTGCACATCAGATAGATTAGTTACTTGTTGTTCTGAATTCTCTATACTTTCTTTCAATCCTCCTACTGTCGTTAAAATTGTTTTTGCTGACTCAATAGTAGAATTAGAATTTTTAGAAATAGCTTCTGTCAGTTCTTTCTTTTGTTCCTCTGTAAGAGATTGATAAGTAGCTGTTGATTGAAGGTTCGCAAGAGTTTTTTCTTGTTCTGTCTGACTTTTAGTCACAATATCCTGAGCAAGATTTGTTAGATTTGGCAAAGCTTCTGACAATGTACTTTTCAGTTGAGTATTATCTGAGATTGTAAGAGCTTGTAGTGTTTTATTTAGTTCTCCTAAACTAGTTGCCAATTGAGCTATTTCTTCATTCTGTTGAGATGAGGACTCTAATTGACTTGAAATTTCTTTAATACCAGTATTTAACTGCTCCATTCCATCTCTTAGTGTATCTGATTGATCAGATAACTGACTCGTTCCGTTAGAAAGTTTTGCTACACTATTTATATAAGCATTTACACCAACTGAAAATTGATTGAGACCTGTATCCAGTTGTGAAACGCCACCTGTATAGGA includes the following:
- a CDS encoding YfhO family protein yields the protein MKSFFKTHWTYFVSFIIPLVIMTGVYLTQGIYWNSNTSPLLGDGFHQYVIFDVALRNILHGNGSLFYTFTSGLGLNFYALSSYYLGSFLSPLVYFFNLSNMPDAVYLTTLLKFGLIGLSTFFSLNRLFKDIPKFLKLALSTSYALMSFTVSQLEIKTWLDVFILIPLIITGLHLLITQKKRLLYFTSLSILFIQNYYFGYMTALFLIFWYLCQISWDFKTRKSSFFDFVVTSFLAGMASLIMTLPTLFDLQTHGEKLTAITKLKTDSSWYLDIFAKQFIGSFDTTKYGSIPMIFVGLLPFILTILFFTIKSIRFHVKLIYAIFFTFLITSFYIEALDLFWQGMHTPNMFLHRYAWIFSTLLIYTAAEVLNRLKELKLWNLFVSLFLVLTGFLATVYFKSHYSFLTDLNILLTLEFLLVYALLLLAVIKKFISVNLFAILLSLFITVEISLNASSQMEGIAKEWAFASRSAYNRDITAMESILNQIDDPFTRTEKLQIQTGNDSMKFKYNGISQFSSVRNRSASTSLDKLGFKSSGTNLNLRYANNSILADSLFGIQYNISETSLDKYGFQEIYQKDYLTLYKNQLSLPIAFATQSIYKDVNFNNHTLDNQALFINQLANLNLDYFSQIAYDKTDTSDGLTSITGSANEDAKIDYQIEVPQNSQVYLSFSNLHFTNDKQKKVDILVNGEKKTFTTDNAFNFFNLGYTEEQKTFNISVSFPGNSQVSFESPTFYRLDTQALTEAIQKIKEQPVEVSTSKNKVFATYEVKQDTSIFFTIPYDKGWSAYQDGKKLEIKQAQTGFMKVDVPKGKGTITLSFIPNGFVIGVVSSVTALLLFGIYNHRRNLSKT
- a CDS encoding YhgE/Pip domain-containing protein; protein product: MFKEWKAIFKKPTFIIVMIGISLIPALYNIIFLSSMWNPYGQLSELPVAVVNKDKEASYNGQTMTIGDDMVSNLKENKALDFHFVNEEEGEKGLEDGDYYMVVTLPSDLSEKATSILTNHPEQMQIDYQTSSGHSFIASKMSDSAMTQLKQTVSTNVTETYTKALFQKMNDLKSGINKAADGSEQLTNGADQLVTGSQTLTTNLNTLANSSVTFSNGANQFTKGLSAYVSAIEQLHLGLETFNSGLQSYTNAVSQVNTGLGQLASKTPELVAGVNQLNTGIKSYTGGVSQLDTGLNQFSVGVNAYINSVAKLSNGTSQLSDQSDTLRDGMEQLNTGIKEISSQLESSSQQNEEIAQLATSLGELNKTLQALTISDNTQLKSTLSEALPNLTNLAQDIVTKSQTEQEKTLANLQSTATYQSLTEEQKKELTEAISKNSNSTIESAKTILTTVGGLKESIENSEQQVTNLSDVQTKANQLLPAASSSLTTLSNGFTTLQTTVNNQLVPGSQSIEKGVVNYTKGLDTISIGVNKLSEKNASLTTSLDQLVSGSSKLTENTSTLTAGVDALAGKAPELVSGIESLSSGSAQLNNKSPELIAGLTKLQFGSDQLTDKSTQLLSAASQLGSGAMKIADGAGKLAEGGTSLTSGLEDLQTGVDSLGQGLGNANNQLKSASTESKNAETLSEPLVLSKTDNDQVPVNGIAMAPYMISVALFVAAISTNMIFAKLPSGRHPESRWAWLKSRSEINGIIAVLAGILVYGGVHLIGLTANHEMRTLILIIITSLAFMSMVTALTTWNSRIGAFFSLILLLLQLASSAGTYPLALTNDFFKGVNPWLPMSYSVSGLRQTISMTGNIHHQVIFLIITLAFFTALGMLAYQPKKMEEN